A window of Pullulanibacillus sp. KACC 23026 genomic DNA:
TATCGTATTTCGCATCCAATGTCTCATTGATTGTGGTTGATTGATCATTCGTTCCAAGCAGAACCGCCGTGCTGTTTTTGGTTGGTTGTTCTGCTGTTACCATCGTGTAGAGCATCAGGGCGATAAGAAAGGAAATAATTCTGATGAACCAACTGTTTCGAAACAATCTATCCATTCTTCTTCCCTCTCCAATTCCAACGAATTGCAACCGTGCCTTTCGCTTGATTGGCCCATTCCTGGGTTAAAATCTCACCCAATCTTTCTTCGGTTAAGTTTCGATGCAATTCACCGTTTTTTGTAAGCGAAATGCCCCCTGTTTCCTCAGAGACAACAACCGTAATACTATCAGTAACCTCACTAACCCCCATAGCGGCTCTGTGCCTTGTCCCCAATTCTTTTGATATCAACGGGCTTTCAGATAAAGGTAAGTAACAACCTGCTGCCATGATTTCATTTTCCCGAACAACAACCGCTCCATCATGAAGAGGTGTATTAGGAATAAAAATATTGATCAAAAGCTGTGAAGTGAGAGTAGCATTCATTGGAATTCCCGTCTCAATATAATCATTTAGACCGGTTTCTCTCTCCAATGAGATTAACGCACCAATTCGGCGTTTTGCCATGTAGGAAGTCGCTTTAACAATGGCATCAACAGAATTGGTGAGTTTATCCTCCTGCTGGGTATCCCGTGAGAATAGCCGGCCTCTCCCAAGTTGCTCTAACGCTCTTCTTAATTCAGGTTGGAAGATGATTATAATCGCAATTAACCCATATGTAACGGCATATGTCAGCATCCAATTCAACGTTTTCAAGCCTAATAAACTGCTCAAAAACCAAATGACAACAATAACGGTAATCCCTTTTACTAGCTGGACTGCTTTTGTCCCTCGAATCACCATAATAATTTTGTAAACTACATAAGTGACAAGGAGTATGTCTACAGCATTTCGTAACAAATTAATGATATTTATATCAGACCATGAATACATGGTGTCAGCCTCCAAAATTATGATGCCATAACTTTTATATTATACCATATATAAACATTTCATGCCTTCTAATCAAGGGAAAAGAGGTTATTAAAGCATATAAAGAGACTGCCCCTTTATGGTTTGGCTTCCTCACTTCCTCTTTATGCATATAAAAAGGGATTTGAAAGCGGTCTGCCTTGGCTTCGGGACAGCCTCTTAGAACTATTATTTAAAAGACGGTTTGGAAAAAAGCCTTTATTTGATACCAAACCCAACCAACCGCTCGATTGACGCGTTCAACATGACCTGTCACTTCTCCAGCAGAAGCCATAAGAGAGTGACTGTTAACGAGAATGACATTGCCATCTACCTTACCTTCAATCTTGACATCCCCGTTCTTAATCACTAAATCACCTTTAATGACTTGATCCTTTGGAACCACAACAGTGTGGTGACCTGAATAAGCCAACTGCCCATTCCCTTTAACAACTTTTGCCTGAAATGCTTGATCTTGTCCGAGTGAGAAAACATACCCTAACATAAGGAGCAAAAAACAAGCAGCTGATACGACAACCGGATGTCTCTTCAACCAATTAACAAATGATCGCTGTCTTTGTACAGGCTTTGGCAATTGATTCATGACCTTATCTGTAAAATGAATTGATACCTCAGGAAGCGCAAACTGATTAAGCTCTTGGTCAAGTTCCACTAGGCTTTCATAGACTTCCCGACAGCTTGCACAGCTCAATATATGTGTTTTTAACTCATGGATTTCTTGTTCGGTTGCCTCACCATCAATTATATGATGAATCGTTTTCAGTCTTTCTTCTGAACAAGCCATGACCCTCACCTCACTTAGTGCTTCACCAGACGTTTCCGCAGGGCTTCTCTGCCCCGGTGAATATGCGTTTTGACTGTAGCAACAGGAAGCTCTAATATCTCGCTAATTTCATTGAGACTTAAATCATCCACATACTTTAAGATAATAGCTGATCGATATTTGACCGGAAGTGACTCAATGGCATTGTAGAGGTCTTGTCTTTCTTCAGACTTAACCGCTTCTTCGTCAGGGCTCAAATCCTCTGCCGACAGTTGAGACTGCAGGGTGACCCCCTCTGTTCCCGGAACCTCCGCATCCAAATAGACACTCGGGCGACGCTTTCTTAAGTAATCAATTGAAATATTGGTTGCAATCCGATACAGCCATGTTGAAAACTTTTTATCTATATCATAACTATCGATGTTTGAATAAGCTCGTAAAAAGGCCTCTTGGGCTAAGTCCTCAGCCTCTGTGGGTAAATGAACTAATCTCAGGCAAATGGCATAGACCTGTCTTTTATAAAGGTCTACCAGTTCTCGAAAAGCCTCCTGATTACCCTTCCTCAAATCCATAATAATTTCTCTCACGTCATCATTCATTTTGACACGGCCCCATTCCAGTGGCATTACTAATACGAAATCAAAAAACAAAAGGTTTCAAAATAAGTTTAACAAATTCTCCTTGCAAATAGGGAAAAAGTGTAAAGGATTTTTTGGAAATCTTTCTCTTATCTATAAATATTAATGGCCATGCCACTTGGAAAAAGCTTTTTTTGGAATACACGCCGGAAAAGACTCTTATGCGGACGCGCTGCACGAAGTCCCATTCCTTTAACCGGGCAGCGTTTCAAACGCAAATCTGTACAGCTTTTTCAATAGTACAAAAAAAGAACCGAGGAATAGACCCTTGGTTCTTTAAAGAAAGCTTCCTTATAACAGCTTTTCACCGAATAGCGAGGCTGTCAAATCGACAGCTAATGTCCCCGTTTTGTTCTTGTCATCAAGGATTGGATTCACTTCCACAAATTCTGCTGATGTGATCACATTTGCTTGAGCAAACATTTCTAGAGCGAGATGGCTTTCTCGATAAGTCACACCGCCAATCACAGGTGTTCCGACACCAGGAGCTTCAGAGGGATCAAGACTATCTAAATCAAAGCTTAGATGAATGCCATCGGTCCTATCCTTCAGATAATCCACCGTCTCTTTTATGACTGCTGTCATTCCTATTTTATCAATTTCGTGCATGGTATAAACCTTAATGTTCGTTCTCTTAATAAGCTCGCGCTCGCCTTCGTCAATGGAACGCGCACCAATGATGACGATGTTCTCGGGCTTTACTTTTGGGGCATAACCTCCAATGTTAATCAAGGACGAATCGCCAAGCCCCATGCTCGCAGCTAACGGCATTCCATGAATGTTCCCGCTTGGGGATGTCTCAGCCGTATTAAGATCAACATGAGCATCATACCAGATAACTCCCAAATTCTGATATGACTTTGAAACACCGGCTAGTGTTCCAATAGCAATACTGTGGTCGCCGCCTAAAACTAACGGAAAACGACCTTTGTTAACTTCTCCTTCAACAATTTGTGCTAATTGTTGATTCGCCTCTGAAACCGCTTTTAAATTTTTTAACCCTTTAATACTAGAGGACTTTTCTGGCCGTCCAATCGTCACATCTCCGCAATCCTCAATTTCATAACCCAACGATTCTAACCGCTGTATTAATCCGGCATAGCGCATGGCGCTTGGGCCCATATCTACACCACGTCTTGATTGCCCCAAATCCATTGGGACTCCAATCACTGAAATGTGTCTATTCATAGCCAACCTCCTATTTTTAGCCGTTTAACTGCAGCTTATTGCTAAGTGAGGCATCTAATATCTATTCTACATGTAATAAATTGGCTTTGGAACCCTGTTTCCCAACTGAATTAAAACACACTCCAAAAAAATTAAATTCGTGTGTATACTTTCTTTTTTAAAAGGACATTCTAAGTTATGAAAGGGCGCAAGTGAAAGACACTCGGATCTTAGGGAGATGGTTCCGTTGGAAAAGCGTACTTGTAAAAGTCACTTTGACCATTAAAACCAATAATCTCTTTTAAGAAAGAAGGGTCTCCAAAAGACACTTACCGAACGTCCTCAGAAGCTTAACCCTTTCATGGGGTTCTATCCTAGCGATAGAACCCTTTTTATTTTGGTTTTTTCTAATCAGGAAAAGCCAATTGTTTCACAAAAATCACTACACCCATTTTATTAATCCAAAGGACAAAAGACCCATATACCCCTTGTCAAACCGTTCAAACCTTTTACGATAAAATAAAATCAGCTAATTAAAGACGTCAACCATGGGCTAAATAAACAAGAAAAATATAATCATACACTTCAAGATTTTTTATTAAATACTACTCAGAC
This region includes:
- the cdaA gene encoding diadenylate cyclase CdaA, translated to MYSWSDINIINLLRNAVDILLVTYVVYKIIMVIRGTKAVQLVKGITVIVVIWFLSSLLGLKTLNWMLTYAVTYGLIAIIIIFQPELRRALEQLGRGRLFSRDTQQEDKLTNSVDAIVKATSYMAKRRIGALISLERETGLNDYIETGIPMNATLTSQLLINIFIPNTPLHDGAVVVRENEIMAAGCYLPLSESPLISKELGTRHRAAMGVSEVTDSITVVVSEETGGISLTKNGELHRNLTEERLGEILTQEWANQAKGTVAIRWNWRGKKNG
- the sigW gene encoding RNA polymerase sigma factor SigW codes for the protein MNDDVREIIMDLRKGNQEAFRELVDLYKRQVYAICLRLVHLPTEAEDLAQEAFLRAYSNIDSYDIDKKFSTWLYRIATNISIDYLRKRRPSVYLDAEVPGTEGVTLQSQLSAEDLSPDEEAVKSEERQDLYNAIESLPVKYRSAIILKYVDDLSLNEISEILELPVATVKTHIHRGREALRKRLVKH
- the rocF gene encoding arginase; protein product: MNRHISVIGVPMDLGQSRRGVDMGPSAMRYAGLIQRLESLGYEIEDCGDVTIGRPEKSSSIKGLKNLKAVSEANQQLAQIVEGEVNKGRFPLVLGGDHSIAIGTLAGVSKSYQNLGVIWYDAHVDLNTAETSPSGNIHGMPLAASMGLGDSSLINIGGYAPKVKPENIVIIGARSIDEGERELIKRTNIKVYTMHEIDKIGMTAVIKETVDYLKDRTDGIHLSFDLDSLDPSEAPGVGTPVIGGVTYRESHLALEMFAQANVITSAEFVEVNPILDDKNKTGTLAVDLTASLFGEKLL